The Geothrix sp. genome has a window encoding:
- a CDS encoding YoaK family protein, which translates to MRRIPRYIQMIAARYIRRLLRNRLAGHQLQAAVETALATLPIQEKLLVREGALRSEALNRQLAWAMAFVAGAVNAGGFLAVSHYTSHMTGVVSSMADELADGDLTTALAALAMMLSFFAGAFVCTTLISFGQRRRMRSRYALTLVLEAVLMLVFGFMGNQLQQEIRFTLPSTVMLLCFIMGLHNAVTSIISGAAVRTTHLTGTVTDIGIELSRLTYVNVHHRHGRERIVANRQKLRLLLLILASFLAGGVVGALGFRHIGFKVTVPLAGFVCFLAARPLLLELRLLLHRLRRQWSPDDSGLSD; encoded by the coding sequence ATGCGCCGCATCCCCCGCTACATCCAGATGATCGCTGCCCGCTATATCCGGCGGCTGCTGAGGAATCGCCTGGCCGGACATCAGCTGCAGGCGGCGGTGGAAACCGCGCTGGCCACCCTGCCCATCCAAGAGAAGCTGCTGGTGCGGGAGGGAGCGCTTCGATCCGAGGCCCTCAATCGCCAGCTGGCCTGGGCCATGGCCTTTGTGGCCGGGGCGGTGAACGCCGGCGGCTTCCTGGCCGTCAGCCACTACACCTCCCACATGACCGGGGTGGTCTCCTCCATGGCGGACGAACTGGCCGATGGCGACCTCACCACCGCCCTCGCCGCCCTCGCCATGATGCTGAGCTTCTTCGCCGGGGCCTTCGTCTGCACCACGCTCATCAGCTTCGGCCAGCGGCGGCGCATGCGCAGCCGCTATGCCTTGACTCTGGTGCTGGAGGCCGTGCTGATGCTGGTGTTCGGGTTCATGGGGAACCAGCTGCAGCAGGAGATCCGCTTCACCCTGCCCAGCACCGTGATGCTGCTCTGCTTCATCATGGGCCTGCACAACGCCGTGACCTCCATCATCTCCGGGGCCGCCGTGCGCACCACGCACCTGACGGGCACGGTGACGGACATCGGCATCGAGCTGAGCCGGCTCACCTATGTGAATGTCCACCACCGCCACGGTCGCGAGCGCATCGTCGCCAACCGCCAGAAGCTGCGGCTGCTGCTGCTCATCCTGGCCTCCTTCCTGGCGGGCGGCGTGGTGGGTGCCCTGGGCTTCCGGCACATCGGCTTCAAAGTCACGGTGCCCCTGGCGGGCTTCGTCTGCTTCCTGGCGGCCCGGCCCCTGCTGCTGGAGCTGCGCCTGCTCCTGCACCGTCTCCGCCGCCAGTGGTCGCCCGACGACTCCGGCTTGTCCGACTGA
- a CDS encoding MerR family transcriptional regulator, whose product MGKVEPDLLSIGDICSETGLSADVVRVWERRYGFPMPLRLPSGHRRYRREDLHRLRLMAEAVAQGHRPAVVARSAEAELKRLLAPEGHPVVEALFLAVVAMDTEGIRRLLREALGRLPWKPFLQQVVSPLLDRVGMAWADGSLGVHQEHLLTEILEDFLRELRQGCQPRPGQGMVLLATLPGERHRLGLLMAALAYAASGLRTELLGVDLPVASIAHAARTLKADRVAVSLSIQSSGETARRLLMDLKDRLPRECRLLIGGQGAARTRKIEGVERRSGLEVS is encoded by the coding sequence ATGGGGAAAGTGGAACCGGACCTGCTGAGCATCGGGGACATCTGCTCGGAGACGGGCCTCTCGGCCGATGTGGTGCGGGTGTGGGAGCGCCGCTACGGCTTTCCGATGCCCCTTCGGCTGCCTTCCGGCCACCGCCGCTACCGGCGGGAGGATCTTCACCGCCTGAGGCTCATGGCCGAGGCGGTGGCCCAGGGGCACCGCCCGGCCGTCGTGGCGCGGTCTGCGGAAGCAGAGTTGAAGCGCCTGCTGGCGCCCGAGGGCCACCCCGTGGTGGAGGCGCTTTTCCTGGCCGTGGTGGCCATGGATACGGAGGGCATCCGGCGCCTGCTGCGGGAGGCCCTGGGCCGGCTGCCCTGGAAGCCTTTCCTCCAGCAGGTGGTGTCGCCGCTGCTGGATCGGGTGGGCATGGCCTGGGCCGACGGGAGCCTTGGCGTCCACCAGGAACACCTGCTCACGGAGATCCTCGAAGACTTCCTCCGGGAGCTGAGGCAGGGCTGTCAGCCCCGGCCCGGCCAGGGGATGGTGCTGCTGGCCACCCTGCCCGGTGAGCGCCACCGGCTGGGATTGCTCATGGCGGCCCTGGCCTATGCTGCCTCAGGCCTCCGCACGGAGCTGCTGGGGGTGGACCTCCCGGTGGCCAGCATCGCCCATGCGGCCCGCACCCTGAAGGCGGACCGCGTGGCAGTGAGCCTGTCCATCCAGAGTTCCGGAGAGACCGCCCGGCGCCTCCTCATGGACCTGAAGGACCGGCTGCCCAGGGAGTGCCGGCTGCTCATCGGCGGGCAGGGCGCGGCGCGGACCCGGAAGATCGAAGGGGTGGAACGCCGGTCGGGGCTCGAGGTGAGTTAG
- a CDS encoding response regulator: MPRLLLVDDNPSIHRIAESLLAHTDVELVCVDSAAEALDRIARGERFDVALVDTAMPGMDGWTLLGRLRAMPETAHLPIALMAGVLDPVDPSKLAKAPVQGFLKKPIELRELGDRVKALLATPVVSTPEPSAFTTVPATSAKDLVRMAEASLPEFRPEAAPVEAHPTQDLDLPATEDDLLVLTAEDLWPEEAPVAPGAGEVDAAAPEIHLELEELDLESLQDLAAEPVMPVPEVVEPLAAHPEDPAAPDAAALVELPVDEDTVTLSGLEALDVFPTDMDLPPLPEVEPPAKAAGFSSGMAAMGATGLAAAAAALLGETHEPVFPQAVAPVPAIPEPAPEPVAEPAPEAAIMAAPAAAGQAPAVAGQPAVPSEQAQALVQALLADPVLVDALVKAVVARMGDQVVREIAWEVMPDLAGRLQR; encoded by the coding sequence ATGCCACGTCTCCTCCTCGTGGACGACAATCCGAGCATCCACCGCATTGCCGAGTCCCTTCTGGCCCACACGGATGTGGAACTGGTCTGCGTCGATTCCGCGGCGGAGGCCCTGGATCGCATCGCGCGCGGCGAGCGGTTCGATGTGGCCCTGGTGGACACTGCCATGCCTGGCATGGACGGCTGGACCCTGCTGGGTCGCCTGCGGGCCATGCCGGAGACCGCCCATCTGCCCATCGCCCTCATGGCCGGGGTCCTCGATCCCGTGGACCCCTCCAAGCTGGCGAAGGCCCCGGTGCAGGGCTTCCTGAAGAAGCCCATCGAATTGCGGGAACTGGGCGACCGCGTGAAGGCCCTCCTGGCCACGCCGGTGGTGAGCACGCCCGAGCCCTCCGCCTTCACCACGGTCCCTGCCACCTCCGCCAAGGACCTGGTGCGGATGGCGGAAGCCTCCCTGCCCGAGTTCCGGCCGGAAGCGGCGCCCGTGGAAGCTCATCCGACCCAGGACCTGGACCTGCCCGCCACCGAAGACGATCTCCTGGTGCTCACCGCCGAAGACCTCTGGCCGGAGGAGGCTCCCGTCGCTCCTGGGGCTGGCGAGGTCGATGCCGCGGCGCCGGAGATTCATCTGGAACTCGAGGAACTGGACCTGGAAAGCCTCCAGGATCTCGCCGCCGAGCCCGTGATGCCGGTTCCCGAGGTGGTCGAGCCCTTGGCGGCGCACCCGGAGGACCCCGCGGCGCCTGATGCGGCGGCCTTGGTCGAGCTGCCCGTCGACGAGGACACCGTCACCCTCTCGGGACTCGAGGCGCTGGATGTCTTCCCGACCGACATGGACCTGCCGCCCCTGCCTGAGGTGGAGCCTCCCGCGAAGGCGGCGGGCTTCTCTAGTGGCATGGCGGCCATGGGGGCCACCGGCCTGGCCGCCGCAGCGGCGGCGCTGTTGGGCGAGACGCACGAGCCGGTCTTCCCGCAGGCTGTGGCACCGGTTCCGGCGATCCCAGAACCGGCACCCGAGCCGGTCGCCGAGCCCGCTCCCGAGGCCGCCATCATGGCAGCCCCTGCCGCAGCCGGGCAGGCGCCTGCCGTTGCCGGTCAGCCCGCCGTGCCCTCAGAGCAGGCGCAGGCCCTCGTCCAGGCGCTCCTGGCGGACCCCGTTCTGGTGGATGCCCTGGTCAAGGCGGTGGTCGCGCGCATGGGCGATCAGGTGGTCCGCGAGATCGCCTGGGAAGTCATGCCGGATCTGGCGGGAAGATTGCAGAGGTAG
- a CDS encoding class IV adenylate cyclase — MKHKPALETELKLRIPATGPYRPLLEALGFREAVPAQPEISVLWDRNGELRTAGSALRTRRYAGHHRLTWKGPKVPDPILKIRPEHETGIEDGSSLEAILRALGFEPILRMEKVRAVWERAELEACLDETPFGCYLELEGDPQAIRVAMEGLGLAPDRAEPRSYPELYQAHGLG, encoded by the coding sequence ATGAAGCACAAACCCGCCCTGGAGACCGAGCTGAAACTGCGCATCCCCGCCACCGGCCCGTACCGCCCCCTGTTGGAAGCCCTGGGGTTCCGCGAGGCCGTCCCCGCCCAGCCGGAAATCAGCGTGCTCTGGGACCGGAACGGGGAGCTGCGGACGGCGGGTTCCGCCCTCCGCACCCGTCGCTACGCGGGCCACCACCGCCTGACCTGGAAGGGCCCCAAGGTGCCCGATCCGATCCTGAAGATCCGCCCCGAGCATGAGACCGGCATCGAGGATGGATCCTCTCTGGAGGCCATCCTCCGCGCCCTCGGCTTCGAGCCCATCCTGCGCATGGAGAAGGTGCGGGCCGTGTGGGAGCGCGCGGAGCTCGAAGCCTGCCTCGACGAGACCCCCTTCGGTTGCTACCTCGAACTAGAGGGCGACCCCCAGGCCATCCGCGTCGCCATGGAAGGCTTGGGCCTGGCCCCCGACCGCGCCGAGCCCCGCAGCTACCCCGAGCTGTACCAGGCGCACGGCCTGGGCTGA
- a CDS encoding PLP-dependent aspartate aminotransferase family protein, translating into MNTEGRFDTRCIHAGQAPDPTNGAIMTPVYFTSTYIQEGLGINKGFDYARVRNPTRDALEGNLAALEGGAHGMAFGSGMAAVQAIFEQLSSGDHVVLGDNVYGGTFRLLDKVMTRFGLSYTQVDTGDLAAFQAALRPNTKLVMLETPTNPMLGITDIPGVRRVMTQMGCTAVLAVDNTFATPYNQRPLELGADLVFHSTTKYLNGHSDSIGGIAITNREDIAEGLRFHQKAAGGILSPMESWLILRGTKTLHLRMERHNASALRIARWLEERKDLKAVYYPGLESHPQHALAKQQMKGFSGIVSFDTGDAERTRRMASSFKVFSLAESLGGVESLVCHPASMTHGSVPEADRQRLGINDNLLRLSVGVEDVQDLIEDLERVLKA; encoded by the coding sequence ATGAACACCGAAGGCCGTTTCGATACCCGCTGCATCCACGCAGGCCAGGCGCCGGATCCCACCAACGGCGCCATCATGACGCCGGTCTACTTCACCAGCACCTACATCCAGGAGGGGCTGGGCATCAACAAGGGCTTCGACTACGCCCGTGTGCGCAACCCCACCCGCGATGCCCTGGAGGGCAACCTCGCGGCGCTGGAGGGCGGCGCCCACGGCATGGCCTTCGGTTCGGGCATGGCGGCGGTGCAGGCCATCTTCGAGCAGCTCTCCAGCGGCGACCATGTGGTGCTGGGCGACAATGTCTACGGCGGCACCTTCCGCCTGCTGGACAAGGTGATGACCCGGTTCGGCCTCTCGTACACCCAGGTGGATACCGGCGATCTGGCGGCCTTCCAGGCGGCGCTGCGCCCGAACACCAAGCTGGTGATGCTGGAGACGCCCACCAACCCCATGCTGGGGATCACGGACATCCCCGGCGTGCGGCGCGTGATGACGCAGATGGGCTGCACGGCCGTGTTGGCGGTGGACAACACCTTCGCCACGCCGTACAACCAGCGGCCCCTGGAGCTGGGGGCGGACCTGGTCTTCCACTCCACGACCAAGTATCTGAACGGCCACAGCGACTCCATCGGCGGCATCGCCATCACCAACCGCGAGGACATCGCCGAGGGCCTGCGCTTTCACCAGAAGGCCGCCGGCGGCATTCTCTCGCCCATGGAATCCTGGCTCATCCTGCGGGGCACCAAGACGCTGCACCTCCGCATGGAGCGCCACAATGCCAGTGCCCTTCGCATCGCCCGCTGGCTCGAAGAGCGCAAGGATCTGAAGGCCGTCTACTACCCGGGCCTCGAATCCCATCCCCAGCACGCCCTGGCCAAGCAGCAGATGAAGGGCTTCTCGGGCATCGTGAGCTTCGACACGGGCGATGCCGAGCGCACGCGGCGCATGGCCTCCTCGTTCAAGGTCTTCTCCCTGGCCGAGAGCCTGGGCGGCGTGGAGAGCCTCGTCTGCCACCCTGCCAGCATGACCCACGGCAGCGTGCCCGAGGCCGACCGCCAGCGCCTGGGCATCAACGACAACCTCCTCCGCCTCAGCGTGGGCGTGGAGGATGTCCAGGACCTCATCGAGGACCTGGAGCGCGTGCTGAAGGCCTAG
- a CDS encoding serine/threonine-protein kinase translates to MLTRLGKFEIVRLLAQGSMGEVYVGRDPIIGREVAIKVIHPSAGMGPEARERFAMEARAAGVLNHPNIVTIHEMGEEQGVLYLAMELVKGEDLGTLIRAGTITPQDALEVLAQVCDGLAVAHRQKVLHRDIKPSNIRVVWDGKNLQAKVLDFGVAKVFNSDATDEGTVFGTVNYMAPEYLQSGRSDPRSDLFAVGVILFEALAGVPPFDGPSPGAVIYRLLHETPPLLSQQACRGISRDVQGILNRALAKDPANRFQTAEDLAVVLRSAKDPAWRWDQERPTQAHQVRRPASGWVPAPPTPPRGLPIPRPPAPRAPGAPGTEASPAPAARESGREAPRSTDASQGRAEVRRDVLETTRRQLTQALEIDPGNAGAHALLLVTLYRLGQLDAMMQCLRRARDRGLPASTLRGVPRCAQLVIDEERAYRLPLELHQEFMSYLGS, encoded by the coding sequence GTGTTGACGCGCCTTGGGAAGTTCGAAATCGTCCGGTTGCTCGCCCAGGGAAGCATGGGTGAAGTGTATGTGGGCCGGGATCCGATCATCGGCCGTGAGGTGGCCATCAAGGTCATCCATCCCTCGGCAGGCATGGGGCCGGAGGCCCGCGAGCGCTTCGCCATGGAGGCCCGCGCCGCCGGGGTGCTGAACCACCCGAACATCGTCACGATCCACGAAATGGGGGAGGAGCAGGGTGTGCTCTACCTCGCCATGGAGCTGGTGAAGGGGGAGGACCTGGGCACGCTCATCCGGGCCGGCACCATCACCCCCCAGGACGCGCTCGAGGTGCTGGCCCAGGTCTGCGATGGCCTTGCCGTGGCCCATCGCCAGAAGGTGCTCCACCGGGACATCAAGCCCTCGAACATCCGCGTGGTCTGGGACGGGAAGAACCTCCAGGCCAAGGTGCTGGACTTCGGCGTGGCCAAGGTCTTCAACTCGGATGCCACGGACGAGGGCACGGTGTTCGGGACCGTAAACTACATGGCGCCGGAGTACCTTCAGAGCGGCCGCTCGGATCCCCGCAGCGACCTCTTCGCGGTGGGCGTGATCCTGTTCGAGGCCCTGGCCGGCGTGCCGCCCTTCGACGGCCCCAGCCCCGGCGCGGTGATCTACCGGTTGCTCCACGAGACGCCCCCCCTGCTGTCCCAGCAGGCCTGCCGGGGCATCAGCCGGGATGTGCAGGGCATCCTGAATCGCGCCCTGGCGAAGGATCCGGCGAACCGCTTCCAGACGGCGGAGGATCTGGCGGTCGTGCTGCGTTCGGCCAAGGATCCCGCCTGGCGCTGGGATCAGGAGCGCCCCACCCAGGCCCACCAGGTCCGGCGCCCCGCGTCCGGATGGGTACCGGCTCCGCCGACGCCTCCCCGGGGCCTGCCGATTCCCCGACCTCCGGCGCCGCGGGCCCCGGGAGCTCCGGGGACGGAGGCTTCCCCCGCCCCAGCCGCCCGTGAGAGCGGCCGCGAGGCTCCCAGAAGCACGGACGCCTCCCAGGGCCGCGCCGAGGTCCGGCGGGATGTTCTCGAGACCACCCGCCGCCAGCTGACCCAAGCCCTCGAGATCGATCCCGGCAATGCGGGAGCTCACGCCCTCCTCCTGGTCACCCTCTACCGGCTGGGGCAGCTGGACGCGATGATGCAGTGCCTGCGCCGGGCCCGCGACCGGGGTCTCCCGGCCTCGACCCTGCGGGGGGTTCCCCGGTGCGCCCAGCTGGTGATCGACGAGGAGCGCGCCTATCGCCTGCCGCTGGAGCTGCACCAGGAGTTCATGAGCTACCTGGGCTCCTGA
- the ligA gene encoding NAD-dependent DNA ligase LigA has translation MDLQRRMKDLADQVRTHRHRYYVLDQPSVSDAEYDALERELRALEEAHPDLADPNSPTTRVGAPPVEAFEKRRHGTPMLSLDNAYSEAELREWELKWRKLAPEAEPRYAAELKVDGLSLSLRYEGRVLVEALTRGDGETGELVTENARTIADIPLTLPAEAPERLIVRGEVFLSRKRWEELNRQRDARAEARFANPRNAASGTMKLLDSREVAARGLSFLPWQVLREAGDSEDHASAMARLATWGFGRMPAHAEGGLEAVQAFIGDQAEARLKLPFDTDGVVLKVLDPEVQRRLGATDRVPRWAIAFKYPATQVTTTVLGITWQVGRTGKLTPVAELEAVEVAGSTVRRATLHNADELARLGLKVGHRVFIEKGGEVIPKVVALVPGEEDRVLPAPTIPAACPVCGGEVGKADDAEVAIRCLNPECPAKLTARMLHFGGRSALDIEGMGEALVEQLVASGRFEQPWEILTLLDEPLLGLAYLSGLDRMAEKSAQNLLEALAATRVKPLARWIHALGIPMVGARTAELLAEAYPSLGALWAEEEGRLQAVEEVGPKVAAALRVFAALHPDLPTRLASLGVQPTPPPVRDRGGLPLSGEVAVVTGTLPTLSREDAEGLLKQLGAKVTSSVSPKTTVLVAGEKAGSKLAKAEALGIPVRDEAWLLGLGMAP, from the coding sequence ATGGACCTGCAGAGGCGCATGAAGGACTTGGCGGACCAGGTGCGGACGCACCGGCACCGCTACTATGTGCTCGACCAGCCCAGCGTCTCCGACGCGGAGTACGATGCGCTGGAACGGGAACTCAGGGCCCTGGAGGAGGCCCACCCGGATCTGGCCGATCCCAACAGCCCCACTACCCGCGTGGGTGCGCCGCCGGTCGAGGCCTTCGAGAAGCGCCGCCACGGCACCCCCATGCTCAGCCTCGACAATGCCTACTCCGAAGCCGAGCTGCGGGAATGGGAATTGAAATGGCGGAAGCTGGCGCCGGAGGCCGAGCCGCGCTATGCCGCCGAGCTGAAGGTGGACGGCCTGTCCCTGTCGCTGCGCTACGAGGGCCGCGTCCTGGTGGAGGCACTGACCCGCGGGGATGGGGAGACCGGCGAGCTGGTGACGGAAAATGCCCGCACCATCGCGGACATCCCCCTGACGCTGCCGGCAGAGGCGCCGGAGCGCCTGATCGTCCGCGGCGAGGTGTTCCTTTCCCGCAAGCGCTGGGAGGAGCTGAACCGCCAGCGGGACGCGCGGGCCGAGGCCCGCTTCGCCAATCCCCGCAACGCCGCCAGCGGCACCATGAAGCTGCTGGACAGCCGGGAGGTGGCGGCCCGCGGCCTCTCCTTCCTGCCCTGGCAGGTGCTCCGGGAGGCCGGTGATTCGGAAGATCACGCCTCTGCCATGGCCCGCCTCGCCACCTGGGGGTTCGGCAGGATGCCGGCCCACGCCGAGGGTGGCCTGGAGGCGGTGCAGGCTTTCATCGGCGACCAGGCCGAGGCCCGCTTGAAGCTTCCCTTCGATACGGATGGCGTGGTGCTCAAGGTCCTCGATCCCGAGGTGCAGAGGCGCCTCGGCGCCACGGACCGCGTGCCGCGCTGGGCCATCGCGTTCAAATACCCCGCGACGCAGGTGACCACCACGGTGCTGGGCATCACCTGGCAGGTGGGCCGCACGGGCAAGCTCACGCCGGTGGCAGAGCTGGAGGCAGTCGAAGTGGCCGGCTCCACCGTGCGCCGCGCCACTCTCCACAATGCCGACGAGCTGGCGCGCCTCGGGCTGAAGGTGGGCCACCGTGTGTTCATCGAGAAGGGTGGGGAGGTCATCCCCAAGGTGGTGGCCCTGGTGCCGGGCGAAGAGGATCGGGTCCTTCCCGCGCCGACCATTCCAGCGGCCTGCCCGGTCTGCGGAGGCGAGGTGGGCAAGGCGGACGATGCCGAGGTCGCCATCCGCTGCCTCAACCCCGAGTGCCCCGCCAAACTCACGGCCCGCATGCTCCACTTCGGCGGGCGGTCGGCCCTGGACATCGAAGGCATGGGGGAGGCTCTGGTGGAGCAGCTGGTGGCTTCGGGCCGCTTCGAACAGCCCTGGGAGATCCTGACCCTGCTGGACGAGCCTCTGCTCGGCTTGGCCTATCTCTCGGGCCTGGACCGCATGGCGGAGAAGTCCGCGCAGAACCTCCTGGAGGCCCTCGCCGCCACCCGGGTGAAGCCCCTGGCCCGCTGGATCCACGCCCTGGGGATTCCCATGGTGGGTGCCCGGACGGCAGAGCTGCTGGCCGAGGCTTACCCTTCCCTGGGGGCGCTGTGGGCCGAGGAGGAGGGCCGCCTGCAGGCCGTGGAGGAGGTGGGACCCAAGGTGGCCGCGGCCTTGCGGGTCTTCGCGGCGCTGCACCCGGACCTGCCCACGCGACTGGCCTCGCTGGGTGTGCAGCCCACGCCCCCGCCGGTGCGCGACCGGGGGGGCCTCCCGCTATCGGGCGAGGTCGCGGTGGTCACGGGCACCCTGCCCACGCTTTCGCGGGAAGACGCCGAAGGCCTGCTGAAGCAGCTCGGAGCCAAGGTCACGAGCAGCGTCTCGCCCAAGACCACGGTGCTGGTGGCCGGGGAGAAGGCGGGATCCAAGCTGGCCAAGGCCGAGGCGCTGGGCATCCCCGTGCGGGACGAGGCCTGGCTGCTGGGTCTCGGGATGGCGCCATGA
- the rodA gene encoding rod shape-determining protein RodA yields MKERLRALDPRLLWVILALTLLGTLTLFSAGRNTPQAGIWLKQMLWNLMGMLLMLLLANTYPRRIFRYSFLAYLLGLVALAAVLVVGKKIGGATRWFVIAGQTFQPSELMKWVTLLYVSQRLGSRPVDSVGRLELFGAVGLVVFPMLLIQRQPDLGMALSFLPILLIIPLMKGLRARWVAGLLLLIVVGGFGAWKVALKPYQKQRVMIFLDPSSDLQGKGYQVNQSRIAIGAGGLIGKGFTSGSQTQLNFLPVKTTDFAFSVWAEERGFIGVLIVLGLFGLLLSRILDAAKAAHSNAEAYFCAGAAGIFALHLMVNVGMVAGALPNKGMVLPFFSAGGSSTLSFFLALGLIMGILHRSRVK; encoded by the coding sequence ATGAAGGAGCGTCTGCGTGCCCTGGACCCGCGCCTGCTGTGGGTGATCCTGGCCCTCACGCTGCTGGGCACGCTGACGCTGTTCTCGGCGGGCCGGAACACGCCCCAGGCGGGCATCTGGCTCAAGCAGATGCTCTGGAACCTCATGGGCATGCTGCTCATGCTGCTGCTGGCCAACACCTACCCCCGCCGGATCTTCCGCTACAGCTTCCTCGCCTACCTGCTTGGCCTCGTGGCCCTGGCGGCGGTGCTGGTGGTGGGCAAGAAGATCGGCGGCGCCACCCGGTGGTTCGTCATCGCCGGTCAGACCTTCCAGCCTTCCGAGCTGATGAAGTGGGTGACGCTGCTCTATGTGTCGCAGCGGCTGGGCTCCCGCCCGGTGGATTCGGTGGGCCGGCTGGAGCTGTTCGGCGCGGTGGGCCTGGTGGTCTTCCCCATGCTGCTCATCCAGCGCCAGCCCGACCTTGGCATGGCCCTCAGCTTCCTGCCGATCCTGCTGATCATCCCTCTGATGAAGGGGCTGCGGGCCCGCTGGGTGGCGGGGCTCCTGCTGCTGATCGTCGTGGGCGGCTTCGGCGCCTGGAAGGTCGCCCTCAAGCCTTACCAGAAGCAGCGGGTGATGATCTTCCTGGATCCTTCCAGCGATCTTCAGGGCAAGGGCTATCAGGTGAACCAGAGCCGCATCGCCATCGGTGCCGGTGGGCTCATCGGGAAGGGCTTCACCAGCGGGTCCCAGACGCAGCTGAACTTCCTCCCGGTGAAGACCACGGACTTCGCCTTCAGCGTGTGGGCTGAGGAGCGGGGCTTCATCGGCGTGCTCATCGTCCTGGGGCTGTTCGGCCTGCTGCTCAGCCGGATTCTCGACGCCGCCAAGGCCGCGCACTCGAACGCCGAGGCCTACTTCTGCGCCGGGGCCGCCGGCATCTTCGCCCTGCACTTGATGGTGAATGTGGGCATGGTGGCGGGAGCCCTGCCCAACAAGGGCATGGTGCTGCCCTTCTTCAGCGCGGGCGGCAGCAGCACCTTGAGTTTCTTTCTGGCCCTGGGTCTGATCATGGGCATCCTGCATCGATCGAGGGTGAAGTGA